AGGAGCCTTTTTCAAATAATCAACTATATATGCTTCTGCAACTACATTTTTTACTACTTTAAAAAAAATATTTTCCCTGTCAAAACCTGCAACATAACTGAAAGGATTTTTCATTTCAAGTTTTTCTTCTATATCCTGTCTTACTTCAGAAGTTGCTGTTGCTGTAAGAGCTAATATTTGTATTGGCTTTCCTATTTTTTTTACAAAATTGGGAATTTCCAAATAACTTTTTCTAAAATCATGTCCCCATTGAGAAATACAATGTGCTTCATCTACAGCTATCATAGCTATATCCAGTTTTTTTATAAAAGAAACAAACTTTTCATTAGCAAGGCGTTCAGGTGCTATATATATTATCTTTGCACTGCCGTTTCTTATTTTCTGCATAGCCTCAGAATATTCTTCTCTGGACAAAGTAGAATTTATATATACACTTTTTATTCCTAAAAGTTTTAAAGTATCCACCTGATCTTTCATTAAAGAAATCAATGGTGAAATAACTATTGTTATTCCCTTAAAAAGAAGAGCTGGTATCTGATAGCATATAGATTTTCCACCACCAGTACTCATCACTCCAAGAGTATCTTTTCTTTGAAGAACTGAAGATACTATTACCTTTTGTCCCTCTCTAAAATCTTCATATCCATATATTTCTTTAAGCAGTCTTTTCGCTTCTTTTTTCATTAACTTTTTCACCAACATCTATTCATTATTTGCTATTATTATACCATTGAAATTAGTAAAAAGTAAGGTAGGAAAAAATGCTGTAATCACATTATCAATTTTAAAGATACAGATAAATTATAAAGAGAAATATAATTTTTAAAATTTTATCTGATTCTTCTTTATCTGCATTCTGTATTCTGTCAAACTTCCTGAATTTTTATTTTCAGAAGATATTTTATTTTATCATTTTCTATCTTTCCATACTACCAACCATCTGATACTTTTTGTCTACCTATGGTTGCATAAAATAAAAGAACTACAAAGGATTTTTTTACTAACTTCATATATCTATTTCCCTAAAATAATTATGCTTATTTTACAATTGTTTCTTACAAAAAATACCACCTGACCCTGCTATCTCATTCACCTTTTGTGCTGTTCTTTCCATTTCCAGCATGTGAATCTCTTTCTACACTGCAGCTTCCTTTTACATCAGACAATATTCCATTTTCTAATTCAAGTATATATTAGTATTTAATCCTATGCTGTGTTCATTCTTGTGGACTATTAGAGCTTCCATCTTTAAATATTTCTGTAATATTTCTACAAAAACAGCAAATAATTTTTTATTAATAGTCTATAGTAATTTTTTTATCATCTAATTAATATCTAAATCAAAATATATAAAGAAGTTATTTTTTCCTATACCATAAAAACTTTTTTAATATACAAACAAAAAAGGTGATTCAAAATTAAATTCTGAATCACCCTTAGTAATTTTTATTATTCACATTTAGAAAAACCACAGCTTCTGCAAGTATAGCAACCTCCAGTAACATCTATTATCTCTCCACATTCAGGACAACGAGTTACATAATCTGCTTCTCTCTCACTAATTTCTTCTATCTCTTTTCTTTCCTCTTCATCTATTTTTTGTATAGCTTTTTCATGTGCATCTAATCCCATATCCTTCTCAAAATTCTTAAGAATATTAAGTATAGCAGATGGACATGTATTTCCTTTACTTATTTCCTGATTCTTACTTCTAGCCACAGCAAATGATGTACAACCACTTACTCCTGCTATTGCTTTTTCCAGCATGAATAAATTTCCACCTAGTCTAAGTATTCCTGACATATATATTGCCACTGCCTGAATATTCTTCTCACAGCCACCTACTCCACTTCTTATTACATATAAATCTTGAATAGCTCTTTCACTTGGTGAATAACCTATCATTACTTTAAGTTTTCCACAACCTATTCTCATAGTTGTTGGATAGTAAATAGTATCTTGAGCTATTGGTTTTAATTCTCCTCTAGGTATAGCTGGTAATGCTAACTCTTCAATTTTCTTTTCTGCTTTTGGTGTTACAGTAAGTATCCCTTCTCTGTCACAACCAGCTCTATATATTGTCATACCTTTAAGTCCATTTTTCCAAGCTTCTAAATATAGTTTTTCCACTTCTTCAACAGAAACTTTATTCACAAGATTAATTGTTGATGAAATACTTGCATCTATTCTCTTTTGCCATACTCCCTGCATTTTTATTCTATCATATGGATTAAGACTTTGAGCAGTTACAAAATATTCTGGTAAATCTTCTTCATCTGTAATGTTATTTTCTTCCATATATTTTTTAGCAATTGGAATAAATACTTTATAAAATACATCTTCTCCATGTAGGCTTTCTGTTTTTCTTACATAAGAAAATGCAAAATTAGGCTCTATACCTGTACTTGTTTCTAACATTGTTCCTATTGATCCTGTAGGAGCTATAGTCAAAAGTTGTGAATTTCTAAGCCCATATTTTTCTATTAATTCAAGTGTTTCTATACTTGCATTTTCCAAAAGAAATTCTGATTTTAATACTTTATCAGCTTTATATTTAGGGTATGCTCCAAAATCTTTAGCCAAAAGTGCACTTGCTTTCAATGCATTATCTACTATAACTTTAGCTATTTTATCACAAAATTCTAAAGATTCTGGTGAGCCATACTTCATTCCTATTTTTATTAAAAGATCCCCTACACCTAGTATCCCTAATCCAATCTGCCTCCAATCTCTTACTGATTCTCTTTGTTCTTCAAGAGGGTGTAGTGGAAGTCCCTCATCAAGTACATCATTAAGAGCTTTCACAGATTTTTGTACAACCTTTGCCAATCTATCAAAATTAAACTCTTTTCCCTCTACAAAAGTTGGAAGAATAAGAGAACCTAAAAGACAGCTTCCTCCTGCTGGCAGTGGCTCTTCTGCACATGGGTTTGTTCCAGCATATTCAAATTCTTCATCTTCACTTAAAAGATTCCATTTTGATATCCTATCCCAGAAAAGTATTCCTGGCTCAGCAAATTTCCAGTTTTGTCTTGCTAGTTCTTTAAAAAGTTTTCTTGCATCTATCTCTTTAGTAACTACTTCACCTGTATCTTCTACTAAAAATTCAGTCACAAACTGCATTCCTTCAATCACTGCTTTCATAAAATTA
Above is a window of Fusobacterium varium DNA encoding:
- the nrdE gene encoding Ribonucleoside-diphosphate reductase subunit alpha, encoding MDITSWLGKDNKLGIDIWEKKYKYDGETFSEWLERVSGGEQELKEMIANKEFIFAGRILSNRGLYKLGRKITYSNCYVIAPPEDNLESIFDTAKKLARTYSYGGGCGVDISKLRPRGSEVNNSAKHTTGSISFMELYNLTTDIIGQKGRRGALMISIDVNHPDVSEFISIKSDLNKIQKANISVRVDANFMKAVIEGMQFVTEFLVEDTGEVVTKEIDARKLFKELARQNWKFAEPGILFWDRISKWNLLSEDEEFEYAGTNPCAEEPLPAGGSCLLGSLILPTFVEGKEFNFDRLAKVVQKSVKALNDVLDEGLPLHPLEEQRESVRDWRQIGLGILGVGDLLIKIGMKYGSPESLEFCDKIAKVIVDNALKASALLAKDFGAYPKYKADKVLKSEFLLENASIETLELIEKYGLRNSQLLTIAPTGSIGTMLETSTGIEPNFAFSYVRKTESLHGEDVFYKVFIPIAKKYMEENNITDEEDLPEYFVTAQSLNPYDRIKMQGVWQKRIDASISSTINLVNKVSVEEVEKLYLEAWKNGLKGMTIYRAGCDREGILTVTPKAEKKIEELALPAIPRGELKPIAQDTIYYPTTMRIGCGKLKVMIGYSPSERAIQDLYVIRSGVGGCEKNIQAVAIYMSGILRLGGNLFMLEKAIAGVSGCTSFAVARSKNQEISKGNTCPSAILNILKNFEKDMGLDAHEKAIQKIDEEERKEIEEISEREADYVTRCPECGEIIDVTGGCYTCRSCGFSKCE